A part of Candidatus Woesearchaeota archaeon genomic DNA contains:
- a CDS encoding adenylosuccinate synthase: MNIAIFGMQWGDEGKGKIVDYLSEKADIVTRFQGGNNAGHTVVVGDQTFKLHLIPSGVVYGKKLFVGNGVVIDPEDFIKELDALNKRGIYPDLLISDRAHLTLSYHIALDSAFSTYQGKRAAGSTKRGIAPTYADKYARHGMRIADLIELHDNGELAEFVDKAVSLKSKELKHVFGSEELLDKNALVLKLSSYVDFFKKHSTNITREIYNAIAAGKSILYEGAQGGLLDIDHGLYPYTTSSNTTVGGIFTGLGIGLRCKGVPTLDKVIGVVKAYTSRVGEGPVIAELLNDVGNYIREKGHEYGTTTGRPRRIGWLDIVEVNNFVIVNGIDEIALTRLDILSGLKELKICVAYALADNLVRERLPTGSAMGRCKPLYETFAGWDIDISACRNFSELPSNAQKYVKRIEELTGVTVTMIGVGPERSQIIIRN; the protein is encoded by the coding sequence ATGAATATAGCTATTTTTGGTATGCAGTGGGGAGATGAAGGGAAAGGTAAAATTGTTGATTATTTGTCTGAGAAAGCTGATATTGTTACCAGGTTTCAAGGCGGAAATAATGCCGGCCACACCGTAGTTGTTGGTGATCAAACTTTTAAGTTACATTTAATACCGTCTGGTGTTGTTTATGGAAAAAAATTATTTGTTGGCAATGGGGTCGTTATTGATCCGGAAGATTTTATTAAAGAACTTGATGCATTAAATAAAAGGGGAATTTATCCCGATTTATTAATCAGTGATAGGGCGCATTTGACATTATCGTATCATATCGCGCTTGATTCGGCTTTTAGTACTTATCAGGGTAAAAGGGCAGCAGGTTCAACCAAGAGAGGTATTGCGCCTACATATGCAGATAAATATGCAAGACATGGCATGAGGATAGCCGATTTAATAGAATTACATGATAACGGCGAGCTTGCAGAATTTGTTGATAAGGCTGTTAGTTTAAAATCTAAAGAGCTCAAGCATGTATTTGGCAGTGAAGAATTACTTGATAAAAATGCATTAGTTCTAAAGTTGAGTTCTTATGTAGATTTTTTTAAAAAGCATTCAACTAATATAACTAGAGAAATTTATAATGCGATTGCTGCGGGCAAATCAATTCTTTATGAAGGCGCGCAAGGTGGGTTGTTAGATATTGATCATGGTCTTTATCCATACACAACCAGTTCTAATACGACAGTAGGCGGGATATTTACAGGTTTGGGAATAGGCCTAAGGTGTAAAGGCGTGCCAACATTAGATAAAGTAATAGGCGTGGTAAAAGCTTATACATCAAGAGTCGGAGAAGGTCCAGTTATTGCTGAGTTATTAAATGATGTGGGTAATTATATTAGAGAAAAAGGTCACGAGTATGGTACAACTACTGGGAGACCTAGAAGAATTGGCTGGCTAGATATTGTAGAAGTAAATAATTTTGTAATCGTTAATGGGATCGATGAAATTGCTTTAACAAGGCTTGATATATTATCTGGATTAAAAGAGTTAAAAATCTGCGTAGCATATGCTTTAGCGGATAATTTGGTAAGAGAAAGGCTTCCTACTGGTTCAGCAATGGGCAGATGTAAACCATTATATGAAACTTTTGCGGGATGGGATATTGATATATCTGCATGCAGAAATTTTTCTGAACTGCCATCAAATGCGCAAAAATATGTTAAAAGAATTGAAGAGTTAACTGGCGTAACAGTGACTATGATTGGCGTTGGTCCTGAAAGGAGCCAAATAATAATAAGAAATTGA